One genomic region from Eptesicus fuscus isolate TK198812 chromosome 18, DD_ASM_mEF_20220401, whole genome shotgun sequence encodes:
- the LOC103297525 gene encoding C-C chemokine receptor type 3: MATTNEVWPEIEEETTFYDYGLSTPCVKVDVQVLGTQLLPPLYALVFGVGLLGNLMVVVILTKYRRLCILTNIYLLNLAICDLLFLFTLPFWIHYLKWNEWVFGHWMCKLLSGLYCIGLYGEIFFIILLTLDRYLAIVHAVFALRTRTVTIGIVSSVLTWVLAGLVALPEFIFHKAQEQSGMLFCSSLYPEDEEDAWKRFYALRMNLLSLALPLLVMVVCYSGIIKTLMRCPSRKKHKAIRLIFVIMVVFFIFWAPYNLVVLLSAFQEIFDISCARSNQLDMALQVTEVISYTHCCVNPIIYAFVGERFRQHLRHFFHRQVVVRLGKCHLFLPSEKLERTSSVSPSTGEQELSAVF; encoded by the coding sequence ATGGCAACCACAAATGAAGTCTGGCCTGAGATCGAGGAAGAGACCACCTTCTACGATTATGGGCTCTCCACGCCATGTGTCAAAGTCGATGTCCAAGTGCTGGGGACCCAGCTGCTGCCCCCACTCTACGCCCTGGTGTTCggggtggggctgctgggcaacctgatggtggtggtgatccTCACAAAATACAGGCGCCTCTGCATTCTGACCAACATCTACCTGCTCAACCTGGCCATCTGTGACTTGCTCTTCCTCTTCACGCTGCCCTTCTGGATCCACTACCTGAAGTGGAATGAGTGGGTTTTTGGCCATTGGATGTGCAAGTTGCTCTCGGGGCTTTACTGCATCGGCTTGTACGGGGAGATCTTTTTCATCATCCTGCTGACCTTAGACCGGTACCTGGCCATCGTCCACGCCGTGTTTGCCCTGCGAACCCGGACCGTCACTATTGGCATCGTAAGCAGTGTCCTGACGTGGGTCCTGGCGGGGCTGGTGGCCCTCCCCGAATTTATCTTCCACAAGGCCCAGGAGCAGTCCGGAATGCTGTTCTGTAGTTCCCTGTACCCCGAGGACGAGGAGGACGCCTGGAAGCGGTTTTATGCTCTGAGAATGAACCTCctgagcctggctctgcccctgctcgTTATGGTTGTCTGCTACTCCGGAATCATCAAGACGCTGATGAGATGCCCCAGCAGGAAAAAGCACAAGGCCATCCGGCTCATTTTTGTCATCATGGTGGTCTTTTTCATTTTCTGGGCGCCCTATAACCTGGTGGTCCTTCTCTCTGCTTTTCAAGAGATCTTTGACATCAGCTGTGCGCGGAGCAACCAGCTGGACATGGCCTTGCAGGTGACGGAGGTGATCTCCTACACGCACTGCTGTGTCAACCCCATCATCTACGCCTTCGTCGGGGAGAGGTTCCGGCAGCACCTGCGCCACTTCTTCCACAGGCAGGTGGTGGTGCGCCTGGGCAAATGCCACCTATTCCTTCCCAGTGAGAAACTGGAAAGAACCAGCTCTGTGTCCCCGTCAACAGGGGAGCAGGAACTCTCTGCTGTATTTTAG